The sequence CCACGTTATCAAGAGGTCACTCAGGTGAGCAAAGTGGTGACCTACGAACGGGAATTTGCCTTTTTAAAGCAGGATGGCACTGTGGTTGATGGTCACTCTGGGCCCAAAACTGACATTACTCAAGCAACGGATATTTTTCCCACGGGTTTAGGATTTACGGTTAAACACCAAGATGGCTCGATTGCAGTATGGATGGGGGACGATTCTGCGGTGACGCTAGATAAGCAAGCCGTTGATTTGAGCCAAATGCGCGATATTCGCAGTAATTTGCTTGATGCCATTGCTTTAATGGCCGATGGCACAGTTCAGGCATGGAATATGATGGGCTTTAGCGAGCAAGCTACCCAATAACAAGCACAATAAAACTAAAGGGCTAAGGTTATTTACACTTTAGCCCTTTCTATTTAGACGAGGCTTTTCTCACTTTCCGCTTGATTGGCTTTGATTTCCCGCAGATAGCGATAAATCGAATGCACCGAAATACCCAATCGAGTGGCCGCGACTTGGGCGCTGTCCTTAAGCTCGAAAATCCCTAATTCATGGAGTTGATTGACAATTTCGCGACTTTTTTGTGAAGTTGATACGGTAGGGTTGGAACGTACTTCATGGTTAATACTATCGATAGTGCTATGGAGTGCTTCATCAATATTACGGGCAAATACCTCGGGTGAACTGGTGAGTTCATGGTTAAACAAGTGTTCTGGCATCATAGTGCGTAGTATCGATTGCAGCGGGGCATCCATATCGGTATTGATGCATAAAAGCCCTATTGGCTGATTTTTACTGTTACGGATAACCGTGGTGATGGATCTGAGCGTCTTACCATTGGCACATTTTGTTAGGTAAGCATCGGAAATATCCTGACCCGCTTTAAGTTTAAGCAAAGCAAGATTGGTAATGGGGGCACCTACTTCACGTCCAGTAATATGGCCGTTGGCAATTTTGACTACAGACGGGTGTTTTGCATCCAAACTGTGCAGCACCACTTCAGTATGTTGGCCATACATGGCAGCAATGCCATCAACGATATTCTCGATTGATTTGAGTATGTCCCAATCATTTGGGGTTAAATCTATCAGCTTCACCATTTCAACCTTTTATCATTAATTTATTTAAAATCATTAGGTTAAAATTATTACGTTGACATTATATCAATAATGGTGACATCGGTGGATGACATACCATTAAGGATCATTTTACCAATGTTTTTTATGGTTTTTTCCACATCGGTTGCGATGATGCCTTGGCCTGAAACATTTTGACTATTTAATGCCATTAAAAATGACCGCACCGCAGCACTGGATGATGTACTGACTTTCATGGCACAGGAGGCTTTTGCACCATCACAGACCATGCCCGAGCTATCACTAATGACATTTTGAATCGCAAAACAGGATTGCTCGAAGGAGCCGCCAGCAATATATACCATGGCCATAGAGGCCGCTGCACTGGTTACAGTGTTACCACAGAATGCAGAAAGTGGTGGGTAGTGGGACTTGATATAAATCGCTCCTAGGTGACTCATTATTAAGGCGCGGGCGAGCTTTTCCTCGGTGACGTTATAGCATTGCGCAGTTAATACCACAGGAATCGTCGCCGCAATTCCCTGATTACCACTGCCTAAATTGCTCATAGCGGGGAGATTGGCGCCGCCCATACGCGCATCGGATGCAGCAGCAGTTAACATCACAATTTTATTGAGTAAATCTTCGCCTATTATTCCTGCCGCAATACCACTTTTCATGGTGCGGCCCACCTCGAGTCCATAGGGCTTTGCCATGCCTTCATCGGATAACTTGCCATTTAATTCGGAGGCTTTAAGGATGAACTTGATCTGATCGAAGGGGACTTCTTGAGCGAACTGATAAATTGATTTAATACTGATATCGATGCCATCACAGATAGAGCCTGTGGCGGCACTCTGGGCGTTATCCGCGGTAAAAACGGGCTCACCATTAAGGCGTTTTTCGGCAATTAAGGTGTGACCGCCACAAATTTTAACTAAGGCTTCTTGCTCACCCGCTTTTAAGGTGACGCAGCAATAGATAAATTCTTCTGTTTCAGTTCGTTCAACTTTTACCTTACCAGCATCAATAAGATCTTGTGCTTGTGCGACTTGTTCTGGGGTGATAGCGGCAAGCACTTCTAAACCTGCCTCTGCATTACCGGCAATAGCACCTGCGGCAGCGGCGATAGCAAGGCCGATTTTACCTGTGCCAGGAACATATACGCCCATAGAGTTTTTATATAAATTATCAGAGACTTGTACTGAGATAGCTTCAGGAACTATGCCTAATAAAGTGCGAGCAACAGCAGATGCATAGGCGGCAGCAATGGGCTCTGTACAGCCTAATGCTGGCTTTACAACTTGGTTGAGGATTTGAATATACTGCTGCCATAGGGGGTTCATGCGCTTATAACCTTATTTGAATCTTTGAATGCCATATGCGGCATAATATGCAACATTATTTGCATTTTATCTTTTTTTGCAATTATTTTTTAATTAATCCTTCGTCTGAGGACAAGGCTAACCTATGTTGGGCATATTGATAGTTTGGGATGGCGGGCTTGGATTTTTCATTCGGTCAAGGATAGACTCGGTTGATGGTTTATTGGTGGAGTTTCTTACACTAAGTTGGGAAATATGAAAGAGAGAATCAAAGTAAAAGCGAATATTTTCAAGGCGCTGGGTCATCCGACCCGCTTGTGGATTGTTGAGCAACTCGCGGAGGGTGAAAAGTGTGTTTGTGAGTTTGTAGAGGTAATAGATGTTGATTTTTCGACTATTTCTAAGCATCTGTCAGTACTCCGTAATGCAGGAATTGTCGATATGGATAAACGCGGAAAGCAGATTTTTTATCGTTTAACTCTCCCTTGCCTACTTAATTCGTTAAGTTGCATTGATACGCTATTGGATCACCAAATTCAGAAGCAGATCGCATTAATAGACTAATTTCGCACCTATCATTTGGTCAAATGGCAAAATGACAAATCAATGTTCTAAGGAGCGATAATGAATATCAAAATTCTAGGTACGGGCTGTGCTAAGTGTCAAAAGTTGGCAGAAGCAACAACAGCAGCGGCAGATGCACTAAATCTTGATTATCAGTTAACTAAAGTCACTGATATTGAAAAAATTATGGATTATAACGTGATGTCTACACCTGCGCTCGTGGTTGATGAGCAAGTCAAACTCTCGGGCCGCCTCGCCAGTGTTGATGAGATTATGACGTTACTTAAAGCCCATGCAGAGTAATAGCCTTTAGGAGTCGGCATGAATGCTAAAAAAATCGTCAGAACCCTGCTGCTCAGTATTGTTTGTTTAGGATTTGCGTTGGTGGGATATCAGCAATTTGGCGCTTCAGTATTTAATGCGTCAGAGAATATTGATGTCACTACCACTGTATCTCCTAAGTTAAAAGATGGACTAAATGTTTATTATTTTTATGGTAATCAACGCTGTACAACCTGCGTGCGGATGGAAAAGTTTACTCAAAAAACCTTGATGGAAAATTTTCTTAAGGAAGTGCGCGATGGTGAGATGCAACTCAATCTGGTCAACGTCGACTTAGCTGAGAACCAACATTATATCGAGGATTATGAACTGATTTTTAGATCGGTTGTCATTTCAACCTCAAAGGATGGTGTTGAAACTGAGTGGCGTCGTTTAGATAAAATTTGGGAGCTGGCTAATAACGAGGTGGCTTTCCAACAATATTTGACCGAAGAAATTGAAGCTATATTGGGTCAAACCCATGGATGAGTGGGCAGTTATGCTGCTGTCCGCCTTTTGGTTTGGCATTCTAACCTCTATCAGTCCGTGCCCATTAGCGACCAATGTGGCGGCGATTTCCTATATCAGTAAAGGGATACAATCGCCCTATCGGGTCGTGGGTACAGGGCTTGCCTACACGATTGGGCGCATGCTCAGTTATTTGGTGCTCGGCGTCATATTAGTTGGTAGTTTGCTCTCGACCGTCACCTTATCCGTCACTCTTCAGAAATATATGAACCTATTATTAGGCCCTATTTTGATATTGGTAGGGATGTTTTTGCTGGAGTTACTGACATTACGCTTACCCGGTGATGGCGCCTTAATCGAAAAATTAAAGGCCAAAATCAACCCGCAGGGATATTTAGGGGCTTTGCTACTGGGCGTGTTATTTGCGTTGTCATTTTGTCCCACGTCGGCGGCACTCTTTTTCGGTTCGCTATTGCCGCTCGCACTAGAAGCGCAATCGAGTATTGCACTGCCAGCGATTTATGGCTTAGCCACTGGGCTACCAGTTTTAGTCTTTGCGATCCTATTAGGTGTTAGCGCCCATCGCGTCGCGAAAGCCTATAACCATATATTGGCGTTCGAGCATTGGGCCAGAAAAATCACTGGTGTGGTATTTATCATTATTGGCAGCTATTACGCTTGGGTTAATATTTTCGCGCCATTTCTGAGCCAGCGTTAAGGGCGATAACAGTATTAAGTTCTTGCTACCTATTTTTGCTTGATAACCTCGAGCATAGAATTGATTAATTCACTATGCCTCCCATCCTTATTTGAAGTGAAACTCACATTAAATTCACACTGTTACTCCAGTGACACACCATCTGTTTCTTTAAAATAAGTATCCTTGAGGGCTCGACGGTCGCATCTGCTGTATATGGCTAGATTTATAACAAGAATCGAATGTCGTGATCATAGGGTCAATGATGTTCCAGACATCATACTGACATTCCCCATATCCCTGTCGGCCAGATCTGAGTAAGCGACCATGCCACATGCGGTCACTACCATACCAATACGAAATCGCGAGCTATGAGTGAGATCTTTAATTTAAAGTCAAAGCCTTGGGATCTCACCCCAGTTCGACAATGCCTGCCTCTCGTTCATAAGCGCGAGAATCATCGATTTTCATTCACCCCGGCCTCTGCAAAAGCTTGCTTGCCATCTGATAGGCAGGATGCCTGAATACCGTGAAGTGCATTGATATACGTGAATGACCATACCGAGACTCACGCATTTTTTATTAAATCAAAAGCTCTATTCGCCCTGTGGCAACTTTGAGGGGATTGTGTATTCCTTGGGCTCCGGTGTTATTGGTAAATGATTAAGGTATAAAAGTTATGCCTGCCGCTCTTTTTTCTTTTTGCCACAAGTGTCAGCATTTTCAAATTAACGGGTAGCAATCCTATTGTGATTTGTGTCTCTATTGTCTTAAGCACTACGGAATGGCTTACCAAAGCTGAAATGCGCCACTCTTTGGTAAATTAGTGAATGAATTAGCGCTATTTTGTGTCCATTTGCCATCCTGCAGCTTTTAATGACCCTCGTTAAAGTAACTTTTGCCAGTGCTGGTTGAAGGCAAACCAAAAGTGCATTATGTTTTTGATTTAAAATGGATGGCCTGATTTGCTATTGGTGAAATTTAAAACTAAGGAATAGTATAAATGGACAAAATGACAGCTGATTTTTTAGCTAAACACCCTTTTATCCCCATTCAATTTATCGCGTTAGATGCAGAAACAACAGGGCTTGAGGCTGGTATCGATAAAATTATCGAGATTGCTGCAATCAAATTTGATCTCTTATCTAACGACCATCCTGTATTTGAAGCATTGATTAATCCCAATGTAAAAGTGTCGCGCAAGATCACCAGTATTACTGGGATCACTAATAAGATGTTAGTTGACCAAGAAACCTTTGCAGATTTAGCACAAGACTTAAAGCAATTTATCGGTGATCTGCCAATAGTGGCCTACAACGCCAAGTTTGATAAAGGTTTTTTAGATGCTGAGTTCGCTAATGTTGGCATCCTACTGAATAACCACTACCACTGTGCATTGAATCTAGCAAAGGCCGCATTCAACTTACCTAATTACAAATTAACAACTGTTGCTGAGCACTGCGCAATAGCATTGGAAGATGCTCATAGGGCTAAAGCCGATGCGATTGCAGCTGGGCGGGTATTTATGTGTGCAGCTGTGACGTTAGGGCATATCAACGAAATCAAACCAAAAACCGCTTTCACAAACCACAAAGGGGCTGATCATAAAGCCTATACGCCGAATGAGTTTGGCGAGCTTTATGGACAAACTATCGTCTTTACAGGTGAACTATCAATGACTAGATCTGAAGCATTTGAAGCCGCAGCTGAACTAGGGCTTGAAATTAAATCAGGTGTATCTAAAAAGACAGATTATCTGGTTGTGGGCGAACAGGATGAAAACCTAGTTGGCCCAAATGGCATATCAAGCAAACAGATGAAAGCGGAAGCGCTTATTGATGAAGGTTTTGACATTCAGATTTTAGATGAAGATCAGTTTATGGATTTGATCGCATAAAAATAGCTGAAAATATGAACACCCATCCTTAATGGTACGGTAGTTAACCTCCTGAAAAAAGGCAGAACAGGCAGATCTCTTTTTGTTTTTAAGGACTCGCAAGCAGCACCAAACCATAGGATACGCCATCCCCCTGCGAAGTTGTCGAAATACTAAGATAAAAATGCCGTGGCTACATCATGGATGATGGCTAAGGCGGGAGCACATGGATGTGCCATCTGAGTCGTTAGGCAATTTTTATTTGCGTGCTATTTTTTAACTCTCTGCCCATTAGCATCAATCACCACTTCACCGTCTTCCTTGGTAAAAGCGCCCAGTTGGGGCTTGGGTAAAATATCCAATACCTGTTCTGATGGACGGCACAGGCGCGTGCCTAATGGTGTAACGACGATGGGGCGATTAATTAGGATCGGGTATTCGAGCATAAAATCGATTAATTCACTGTCGCTAAACTTATCTTCACTTAAGCCTAAGGCTGTATAAGGCTCGACATTTTGCCTAAGTAAACTGCGCACCGAAATGCCCATATCGGCAATCAGTTGTAGCAATGTTTGACGGTTCGGCGGGGTCTCAAGGTAGAGGATTATGATCGGCTCAATCCCAGTGTTGCGGATAAGACCTAAGGTATTGCGTGATGTGCCACAGGCGGGATTGTGATAAATCTTAATGCTGTTGTGTTTTTCAAGATGGTTGTCAGTAGCCATAAACAAGTCTCTGATAAATAATCGCTTATAAATTGATCCATAGGCACTAAATGGATGATTTGAGTGCCTATGGGCATAGATTAGAGGGAGAGGCGCAGTGCCAGTGCCGCTAGGGTGACAAATAGCACAGGTAGCGTCATCACTATGCCGACGCGGAAATAATAACCCCAGGTAATATTAATATTTTTCTGCGCCAGTACATGCAGCCATAACAGGGTTGCTAAACTGCCGATGGGGGTGATTTTTGGCCCCAAATCGCTACCAATCACGTTGGCGTAAATCATGGCTTCTTTAATCACGCCAGTTGCATTGCTACCGTCTATCGACAGGGCACCAATTAACACTGTGGGCATGTTGTTCATCATGGACGATAAAAAGGCGACCAAGAAGCCTGTGCCCATAGTGGCGGCCCAAAGCCCTTGTTCTGCCAAATAATTCAATACATTAGAGAGATAATCGGTTAAGCCTGCGTTACGAAGACCATAAACCACCAGATACATGCCGAGTGAAAAGATCACTATCTGCCATGGCGCGCCGCGAAGTACCTTAGTGGTATCTATGGCATGGCCTTTTTTCGCGACAACAAACAGGATCAGTGCACCCACAGCAGCCACTAAACTCACGGGCACACCGAGCGGTTCTAAGCCAAAAAAGCCCACTAAGAGTAAGACTAATACGCCCCAACCGGTTTTAAAGGTGTTGAGGTCGCGAATGGCGGCCTTAGGTTCGCGTAGTTTTTGCAAGTCGTAGGTCGCGGGAATATCTTTGCGGAAAAACAGATGCAACATGACTAAGGTGGCACTAATAGCCGCAATATCGACGGGCACCATCACAGAGGCGTATTCGTTAAAACCTATGTTGAAGAAGTCTGCCGAAACAATATTGACTAGGTTAGAGACAATTAACGGCAAACTCGCGGTATCGGCAATAAACCCCGCCGCCATCACAAAGGCTAAGGTCGCTCCGGCGTTAAAGCCCAGTGCCAATAGCATAGCAATGACAATCGGGGTGAGGATCAGCGCCGCACCATCGTTAGCGAATAAGGCAGCAACAGTAGCGCCGAGTAACACTATGTAAGTAAAGAGTAAACGGCCACGACCTTTGCCCCAACGGGCCACATGCAGCGCGGCCCATTCGAAAAATCCCGACTCATCTAATAATAAACTGATGATGATCACGGCAATAAAGGTGGCGGTCGCATTCCAGACAATATTCCATACCACAGGAATATCCCCTAAGTGCACCACACCGAGCAGTAAGGCTAAGACGGCGCCAAAGGTGGCACTCCAACCTATGCCTAATCCTTTAGGCTGCCAAATTACTAACACGATGGTGAGAACAAAAATTGCCCCAGCTAACCACATACAAGCTCCTTAAAGGGCAGCAACTGTCTACCCGTAACCATAAAATAATGCCCATAAGGATACATTGGTGCTGTTATACCCGTGGGCTTGAATGAACTATCTATATATGAATATTCGTATATGTTATCTTGGAAAAATTCAGAGTCAAACAACAACTAGAAGTTTGTCGCCCAAATAGAGAATAAACGTGACTGACAGTGCCTTAATCACTAAACATCAAAGAATCTAATACCCCTTGGCCACTATGGACACCACCTTCAGTCACCATGGCAGATTTGCTGCGAATTAAATAGCCCGAATAGCTGGGGCTATGATCGGATCTATTCTCCATCGCGGGCTCGCCATCAATGTGGACGGTGAACATGCCGATTTCAGGGATCATGTCATCTATGGCTTGTATCTCCCCGTTACGCACGACTAAGGTTTGGGTAGTTCTGGGTCTTGGTTTTAAACGGCGCATCAGCGACCATGCTTGATATTGCGTAGGCTGAAGCTCGGTTAATTTACGTGAAATATCAGTACCAAACAGGCAATGACCACCCCCTTCTCCTTGATTTTTTAGCACCCAAGTATCGATTGGGGAGTCGGCAACTAACTTGATGCTTTCTGCGGTGACAGGGCGCATCTCACCGAGAAGAGATTTGACGATTTGGGCTTCTTGCAATGTTAAGCCAAACTGAGTCAACGACATTTCATCCATCGATGAGAGCAACATTTGCATTCGTTTACTGGTCGCCAGTTGTTGGCCTATGGTGGCATTTAGGGCAACGCGATGTTGTTCTATCAATACACGGATCCCCATCAAGGCGTGGCAATCTTTGTTGCCGTCGATATCAGAGAATTCATAATCTGCATATTGATAGCCTGCTCGCAGATAAACTGTATCAATGGTGCCAATGCCTTCGAGTATCAGTCTATGTTGTTCTCCTGTGGTAACTTGTTCTTGTAGTGCACTAAAAGTTCTGCGAATAGTTTGTATCCCTCGTTGTTGCAACGCAAGCTCGAGTAAATGTTGGTCAAATACATTGTCTTCATTTTCTTGCACTATCATCAAAAATCTTGCTGGCCCCGCGTCCTGGAATTCTTGTTTTATTTTAAAGGTTGCTTTAGCTATGCCTGCGGATAATTGCTCAATAGCATGATTATCAACCAGCTCTCCCATAGGCAGTTGATGCCATTGCTGCAAGTAATGGTGCAATTGGTGGACTCTTTGACCAAACGGACCCATGCCTGCGGCTATACCATTAAATTCTACTAGTTTTGGTCCTAAGTCCTTATCGTCCATAAAGTCGCTACGCATAATCAGCAACGGCATTCTCTGTACTGAGGACTGAGTATCATGGAGTTGTTGATGCATATTGAGCAAGGCGGCAAAAAAAGGCTCACTTACTGTGATAGGTTGAATTGCATCAATTAAAAAAGCATGTTCTTCAGATAGATAGTGAATAAGTTTGCCGAGCAGATGCACCGAGTTTTTTAAGTATTGATAATGGGTTCGGCTGATTAAACTCGGTGTTAAAGTAAAGGGGGCATGGCGGGCAGAATAGGGGGATTGTTTAAACGCCATACCATGGGTTAGCGCCCATTCTATAGCGTCATCTTTGGCTTTTAGACTAGTTTGTGAGTTCATTATGCTTCTCTTAAGCGAGCCGAGTTTCTTGCGAATAACAGTAAGTTGTTTGTTAGACGGCTTAGTTTTAGTTGCTTTAGTTTTAAATTATGTAGTTTAGGGGGTAGACGCCTCTGGGCCGCTACTCTAATGGCATACAATAAGTCACACTTCGAGCTAGATCATGATTTTGTTTGTTAGCTAAATACATAGCTATAAAGAAACCCAGAGCCGATGGCCATACCTAAAATGACTGCGAGGAAAGCGGCAATCATCTGATTTTTAAAAATCGCTTTCAGTAGGATCACTTCGGTCAGGCTGGCCCCCGCACTGCCGATAATTAATGCCATCACAGAGCCCATCGCCATGCCTTTTTGGATTAACGCCGCACTGAGAGGGATAACCGCTTCCGCTCGAATATAGAGTGGGATCCCAATTAACGCAGCAGCAGGAATTGCATACCATTTTGCTTCACCTGCATAGTGAACAATAAAATCTGTAGGGATAAAGCCATAGATTAATGAAC is a genomic window of Shewanella putrefaciens containing:
- a CDS encoding helix-turn-helix transcriptional regulator; protein product: MKLIDLTPNDWDILKSIENIVDGIAAMYGQHTEVVLHSLDAKHPSVVKIANGHITGREVGAPITNLALLKLKAGQDISDAYLTKCANGKTLRSITTVIRNSKNQPIGLLCINTDMDAPLQSILRTMMPEHLFNHELTSSPEVFARNIDEALHSTIDSINHEVRSNPTVSTSQKSREIVNQLHELGIFELKDSAQVAATRLGISVHSIYRYLREIKANQAESEKSLV
- a CDS encoding L-cysteine desulfidase family protein, with the translated sequence MNPLWQQYIQILNQVVKPALGCTEPIAAAYASAVARTLLGIVPEAISVQVSDNLYKNSMGVYVPGTGKIGLAIAAAAGAIAGNAEAGLEVLAAITPEQVAQAQDLIDAGKVKVERTETEEFIYCCVTLKAGEQEALVKICGGHTLIAEKRLNGEPVFTADNAQSAATGSICDGIDISIKSIYQFAQEVPFDQIKFILKASELNGKLSDEGMAKPYGLEVGRTMKSGIAAGIIGEDLLNKIVMLTAAASDARMGGANLPAMSNLGSGNQGIAATIPVVLTAQCYNVTEEKLARALIMSHLGAIYIKSHYPPLSAFCGNTVTSAAASMAMVYIAGGSFEQSCFAIQNVISDSSGMVCDGAKASCAMKVSTSSSAAVRSFLMALNSQNVSGQGIIATDVEKTIKNIGKMILNGMSSTDVTIIDIMST
- a CDS encoding ArsR/SmtB family transcription factor, which translates into the protein MKERIKVKANIFKALGHPTRLWIVEQLAEGEKCVCEFVEVIDVDFSTISKHLSVLRNAGIVDMDKRGKQIFYRLTLPCLLNSLSCIDTLLDHQIQKQIALID
- a CDS encoding thioredoxin family protein; translated protein: MNIKILGTGCAKCQKLAEATTAAADALNLDYQLTKVTDIEKIMDYNVMSTPALVVDEQVKLSGRLASVDEIMTLLKAHAE
- a CDS encoding nitrophenyl compound nitroreductase subunit ArsF family protein, translating into MNAKKIVRTLLLSIVCLGFALVGYQQFGASVFNASENIDVTTTVSPKLKDGLNVYYFYGNQRCTTCVRMEKFTQKTLMENFLKEVRDGEMQLNLVNVDLAENQHYIEDYELIFRSVVISTSKDGVETEWRRLDKIWELANNEVAFQQYLTEEIEAILGQTHG
- a CDS encoding aromatic aminobenezylarsenical efflux permease ArsG family transporter, which gives rise to MDEWAVMLLSAFWFGILTSISPCPLATNVAAISYISKGIQSPYRVVGTGLAYTIGRMLSYLVLGVILVGSLLSTVTLSVTLQKYMNLLLGPILILVGMFLLELLTLRLPGDGALIEKLKAKINPQGYLGALLLGVLFALSFCPTSAALFFGSLLPLALEAQSSIALPAIYGLATGLPVLVFAILLGVSAHRVAKAYNHILAFEHWARKITGVVFIIIGSYYAWVNIFAPFLSQR
- a CDS encoding 3'-5' exonuclease; its protein translation is MDKMTADFLAKHPFIPIQFIALDAETTGLEAGIDKIIEIAAIKFDLLSNDHPVFEALINPNVKVSRKITSITGITNKMLVDQETFADLAQDLKQFIGDLPIVAYNAKFDKGFLDAEFANVGILLNNHYHCALNLAKAAFNLPNYKLTTVAEHCAIALEDAHRAKADAIAAGRVFMCAAVTLGHINEIKPKTAFTNHKGADHKAYTPNEFGELYGQTIVFTGELSMTRSEAFEAAAELGLEIKSGVSKKTDYLVVGEQDENLVGPNGISSKQMKAEALIDEGFDIQILDEDQFMDLIA
- the arsC gene encoding glutaredoxin-dependent arsenate reductase; this translates as MATDNHLEKHNSIKIYHNPACGTSRNTLGLIRNTGIEPIIILYLETPPNRQTLLQLIADMGISVRSLLRQNVEPYTALGLSEDKFSDSELIDFMLEYPILINRPIVVTPLGTRLCRPSEQVLDILPKPQLGAFTKEDGEVVIDANGQRVKK
- a CDS encoding arsenic transporter, translating into MWLAGAIFVLTIVLVIWQPKGLGIGWSATFGAVLALLLGVVHLGDIPVVWNIVWNATATFIAVIIISLLLDESGFFEWAALHVARWGKGRGRLLFTYIVLLGATVAALFANDGAALILTPIVIAMLLALGFNAGATLAFVMAAGFIADTASLPLIVSNLVNIVSADFFNIGFNEYASVMVPVDIAAISATLVMLHLFFRKDIPATYDLQKLREPKAAIRDLNTFKTGWGVLVLLLVGFFGLEPLGVPVSLVAAVGALILFVVAKKGHAIDTTKVLRGAPWQIVIFSLGMYLVVYGLRNAGLTDYLSNVLNYLAEQGLWAATMGTGFLVAFLSSMMNNMPTVLIGALSIDGSNATGVIKEAMIYANVIGSDLGPKITPIGSLATLLWLHVLAQKNINITWGYYFRVGIVMTLPVLFVTLAALALRLSL
- a CDS encoding glutathione synthase, which codes for MNSQTSLKAKDDAIEWALTHGMAFKQSPYSARHAPFTLTPSLISRTHYQYLKNSVHLLGKLIHYLSEEHAFLIDAIQPITVSEPFFAALLNMHQQLHDTQSSVQRMPLLIMRSDFMDDKDLGPKLVEFNGIAAGMGPFGQRVHQLHHYLQQWHQLPMGELVDNHAIEQLSAGIAKATFKIKQEFQDAGPARFLMIVQENEDNVFDQHLLELALQQRGIQTIRRTFSALQEQVTTGEQHRLILEGIGTIDTVYLRAGYQYADYEFSDIDGNKDCHALMGIRVLIEQHRVALNATIGQQLATSKRMQMLLSSMDEMSLTQFGLTLQEAQIVKSLLGEMRPVTAESIKLVADSPIDTWVLKNQGEGGGHCLFGTDISRKLTELQPTQYQAWSLMRRLKPRPRTTQTLVVRNGEIQAIDDMIPEIGMFTVHIDGEPAMENRSDHSPSYSGYLIRSKSAMVTEGGVHSGQGVLDSLMFSD